One genomic window of Cannabis sativa cultivar Pink pepper isolate KNU-18-1 chromosome 2, ASM2916894v1, whole genome shotgun sequence includes the following:
- the LOC115719507 gene encoding transcription factor bHLH3 — MGEKFWVKVEDKVMVESVVGTEACQFLISLASDNGISGLNKPGGDSGVQQGLCQLVENCNWNYGIFWRVVSLKSGGAALIWGDGHCRNQKGSVAAEKNSSESGTNFDGSENKNELKKRVLEKLHACFGGSNDDIYARKLDGVSDLEMFYLTSMYYKYRVDSVCGPGESYKSGKAIWASDVSNCSHHYQSRSFLARVAGFQTVVFVPVNSGVVELGTVNSTPEDQSVVDMVKTVFGAGSSSSSQQTTKALPKIFGHELSLGSTKSQSVNINFSPKVEDDTAFPPESFDLQAIGSSNGRSDTNEMKLFPQMLVGGFNAQTRATGVVEPPKDDALPQLDERKPRKRGRKPANGREEPLNHVEAERQRREKLNQRFYALRAVVPNISKMDKASLLGDAITYITDLQTKIRVMETEKQMVNNGQQQQFSMPEIDFQSRQEDAVVRMSCPLDSHPVSNVIKAFREHQIVAQESNVSINENDRIVHTFSIQTQGGEAEQLKEKLLAALSS, encoded by the coding sequence ATGGGTGAGAAATTTTGGGTGAAAGTTGAGGATAAGGTGATGGTGGAATCAGTGGTGGGTACTGAAGCATGTCAGTTCTTGATCTCATTAGCTTCTGACAATGGGATTTCCGGGTTGAACAAACCGGGTGGCGATTCGGGTGTGCAGCAAGGGCTTTGTCAATTAGTTGAAAACTGTAATTGGAACTATGGCATCTTCTGGCGGGTTGTGAGCTTGAAGTCTGGCGGGGCGGCCTTGATTTGGGGTGATGGACATTGTAGGAATCAAAAGGGTAGTGTTGCTGCAGAGAAGAATTCGAGTGAGAGTGGTACTAATTTTGATGGAAGTGAGAACAAGAATGAGTTGAAGAAGAGGGTGCTTGAGAAACTTCATGCTTGTTTTGGTGGGTCAAATGATGATATTTATGCTAGGAAACTAGATGGAGTGTCAGATTTAGAGATGTTTTACCTCACTTCTATGTATTATAAGTATCGAGTCGATTCGGTTTGTGGTCCTGGGGAGTCATACAAGTCTGGTAAAGCAATTTGGGCTTCTGATGTATCTAATTGCTCCCACCATTATCAGTCTAGATCTTTTCTAGCAAGAGTGGCTGGATTCCAAACAGTGGTGTTTGTACCTGTGAATTCTGGTGTGGTGGAGCTCGGTACTGTTAATTCTACCCCTGAAGATCAAAGTGTTGTGGATATGGTCAAAACTGTTTTTGGAGCTGGGAGTTCTAGTTCATCACAACAAACAACAAAGGCACTCCCAAAGATCTTTGGTCATGAACTAAGTTTAGGGAGTACAAAATCCCAATCTGTTAACATTAACTTCTCTCCAAAGGTAGAAGATGATACGGCTTTTCCACCAGAATCTTTTGACTTGCAAGCAATTGGTTCTTCTAATGGTCGAAGTGACACAAATGAAATGAAACTTTTTCCACAAATGCTTGTTGGAGGTTTCAATGCCCAAACAAGAGCTACAGGTGTAGTAGAGCCTCCTAAGGATGATGCCTTGCCTCAGCTTGATGAACGGAAACCAAGAAAGAGAGGGAGAAAGCCAGCAAATGGAAGGGAAGAACCCTTAAATCATGTGGAAGCAGAGCGTCAAAGGCGTGAGAAGCTCAACCAGCGGTTTTATGCACTAAGAGCGGTTGTTCCTAACATCTCAAAGATGGACAAAGCATCTCTGCTTGGTGATGCTATTACTTATATTACAGATCTCCAGACAAAGATCAGGGTGATGGAAACCGAAAAGCAGATGGTGAACAATGGCCAGCAGCAACAGTTCTCAATGCCAGAGATCGATTTTCAATCGAGACAGGAAGATGCAGTGGTGAGGATGAGCTGCCCATTGGACTCACACCCTGTTTCAAATGTCATCAAAGCTTTTAGGGAACATCAAATTGTTGCTCAAGAGTCCAATGTTTCCATCAATGAAAACGATAGAATCGTCCATACATTCTCCATTCAAACTCAAGGTGGTGAAGCTGAGCAACTGAAGGAGAAGCTGCTGGCTGCCCTATCAAGCTGA